The nucleotide sequence ccggcggtggcggtggacgaGGCCAGGGCTGGGCTTGCAACACAGTGTATGGGGTCGGCGACGAAGCTTGATGCGGCAGCAATACACCGGGCGCCGAGGAAGGCGGGTAGCTAGACAGCCGGGAGTCCGTCTGCCATATCTGTTGGTGTTCCTCAGCGAATTCAAATGGCGGCCGAGACGCAAAGAAGGACGGCGAGTGCTGCCCCGCAAAGCGCGACGCAGGAACGGCGGCAACGTGGTCCCAGTGAGCTGGGAGATGTCCAACACTATTCGGTCGTGCCAGCATTGGCCCGTAGTTGGCTAGCCGAGTCACCATGGAAGGCGTGTGATAGGGGTACGGATGCGgggacgcagcgcctccatgcATCCAGCTCGAGTCCTGCATATAGCTAGGCCGCCACCACTCGCCCTGCACGCCACTGAAAGCGTAGCGCATGACTGGCGGCGCCTGCTGAGGATCCACCGGGTAGTAGAACGCCTCCTGCGGTTCCACTACGTCGCTCCGTTGGCGCGCGCTACGGTGCATGCAGTCTCTGCCTAAGCGAAGAGATGAGGCGTGAGGTGGCGGCACGCGTACCACGAAGCGGCAGGACGGGGGCAGCGTTGGTGCCACCATCGAAGGGCACCATTGCCCGCTCTGTGGAGTCATGCGTCTCAACGGATATGTGCGTCCCTGGTCCACTGACGTTGTGACACCCGGAGGTGTGTCGCCGTAGTCGTGAGGGTGCACTGGCCTCGACGAAGCTGCCTGCGGGGTAGAGTATGGTATCTCTCTGTGCAGTGCCGGAAAGCAAGCGCGTGGGGAAGTGCCGGGAGGTCGGGACGCTGGAGGCGAGGTGCACGGCTGTAGACGAACTCGTGCCACGCGCTTGTGCGCCGCAGATGGCGTTGATACAGCGAGGGCGTCGGCAGCTCCTGTCTCCAGGGAGGGGCAGAGTCGGGCCTGCCGCGGTGATGGCGATTCGCGCACCGGCTTCGACGGGAACTCGCTGACATGCTGTGGAGTGTTTTGGTCACGCAAGGGTTTCTCTAAGCGGGCCCCTTTGTCAGCACAATGCTCAGGCGAGGAACGCACGGAGTCGAGAGACGAcccgcctgcagctgcgcgctctTGGGACACCtcagacgccgccgcaccggcggcgccactACCATCTGCCTCACGCAGATCTGACGCACCTGGGACTGGTAGGAGGGAGGTGGCGTTCGCCATTGCTGAGGGCAGCGGCATGGCGGCGGTATTGCCATTTGTCTGGCGTGTCTCCTTTTTCTGCATCCCTTGATCGTCATCTGTGGCACGACATGCCCTTTGGCCGATACGAGTGCGCTTGCGTGAGATGGGTGGTTCTCGTGGAGCGGAGCGGTAGGGCTGAGTTGGATCTCCCGCACTTGCGACGTACTGGAGGTCCTCCAGTAGCTCGTTGAACGTGGCGCGGGCCTCAGACGCCACATGCACGGACAGCGCTGTCTGCGGCGCTTTCGTGTCGGGAAGAATCGCAACGTCCTTTGGCGCGGGAAAAAGCACGCAAGCGTTGGCCACGGGCTTCTGTGCTGACCTGTGGATGCTCTCGCTCGCAGCATCGCCACGGGCGGAGGTGAATTCCTCATCGCGCGCCGTCACGGTGTCCATCCCCACGACCCGCAGCACCAGACACCGAGCCTCGATTCGCCTGCCtttgccaccaccaccactactaGTGTCACGCAacaagggaggagagacaaAAGGGAAGCAGAGTGTCCACGCACAGAGACCATCTGCTGTCGCTCTTGacgctgcctctgctgtACTCCCTGGGGCGTCCGGTGAACCAAAGGCAGAGAGCGGCACAAATCGCTTCAAGAGCACGCGATCTTCGCTAGGCATTCCGACAAGAAGAAGCACGCGCGTCGAATCAAGCGCAACCACGTCGCTGAGCAGCTGTGGTTTCCCGCCTGCAGCCTTCGATGAGGCAGTCTCCGAGCGCTGCCTCCGCGCCGCGTTGGGGACACCTTCATCAGTCACCGCCTCGGTACCTGGAGACAACGTGAGCTGCACAACTCCACTCGGCACACGATGTTGGTTGTCTATGCCGTCCGACTCCGCCGGCGAAGCCATAAAGCTGATGTCCAACGATATCCTTGGCAGACGTCGCACCTCGCTCAGTATTTGTGACCCAAAAGGTGGCAGTCGGCTGCACAGCACCTCCAGCTGACGTGCGTTAACACTGCCGAGGCTTTCAAACGTGCTATACCCGCCCCGCAGCAGAGCTTTCGCCACCGAGTCGCTGACATGTttgagctggcgcagcacgagcCCGTCTGGCCACACACGGCGCTCGATGCAGCGGGCCAGCAGGTTTGCTTGCGTGGCTAAACTGTAGGAAGTGGTGGCGGCCCACGCGTACTCTTCCAGAAAGCGCGACATGCGGGGCACGACCGCCCACAGGCGCAGAGAGTCGTTCCGCAGGGAGACTTCCGTGAGGGGAAGCAGCCCAATGTGGACCTGAATCAGCACATAGGCCTTCTGCCAGTCCTCCCGGACCTctcgcccgccgcggcgtccgcTGTGTAGCGGGTACTTCACTGTCTTGTTCAGCTCGTTCAGCGGACCGCGGTCACCTTGACGCAGGCGAACCTCCACAAGCTCCTGGCAATGGCAGAGAAGCTGGAGAACCTCCCGCAGATTGAAGGGCATCATAGGTCGCCTTGACGAGCACACAGTCGCGTCTGCTGCAGTGCTGTGCGGTTGCATGCCTTCTGATGAGGTGTCTTTCTTCGCGTGCGAGTACTCGTGCACCTCTGCGACGCTCATAGAGCCTGTCCGTGCCGTGGTCTTTACGCTAACGTCCAtggcaccggcacacgcatCCACACCAGAGTCGTCGTCGGGCGCGTCGCCGTTCGTACTCACCGCCCCGCGGGCCTTGAGTCTTGCGTTGAGGGTGCACACCGTGTCAAACAGAATGTACATGCGGGACATGGCCCTTCCCAACCGCGTTGCCTCAAAAACCGCCGAGGGATGCTTGATGTCTTCCATGTCGCCTGTGGCGACTGGCGCGGCCGTCCCTCTCGCCGCCGAGAGCACCAACGTGTCCAGATGACTCAGATGCACGCAACCTTCCTCCatgagcacgcgcagcgcgcgctccaTGAGCGCCTCCACGAAAGCCTCCGCGTTAAACTCCAGCTCCTCGGCTCGGTTTGCGAACTCCAGCCCGTAGTGTGGCGGACACTTGCGCAGGCGGATCCAGAAGAACGTCGTCTTCAGCCACTCCATCGCGGAGGGGAAGCTGTGGAtagtgcgcagcgccacctccgcgtTGACGTGCTCGATCATGTGGCGGTGCAAGTGACTCTCGACGCAGGTCAGCGTCACGGCGCCGCTAGTGAGTGTCTCGTAGAGGTGCACGCTGCGTTGCATGGTGAGCACTAGCGCCACGCCGTGCGTGTCGCAGCCAGGCCTACCGGCACGCCCGCACATCTGCATCACCTCTGACACGGGCATGTCCTGGCACCGCCCACTCGAAAAAAAAGTAGTTCCTTTGATAAGAACGAGATGCGCAGGCAAGTTCACACCCAAGGCGAGGGTTGTTGTGGCGCATACGACGGCAATGTACTGCTCGCGGAACATCCGCTCCACGAGCTGGCGGTCTTCCCTGGTCATGGCGGCGTGGTGAAAGCCAACACCCATCATcaggcagctgcgcagctgcttgtCGCTAGCCTGCtgcatcagctgctgcgcttctgCAGAAGGTTCCAGCTGCGCCAACTGCCCCCGGCGAGCTGCGGCATCGCGAATGTCTTCAacgatgcgctgcgccgaaCTCGTCGTCTCCTTCCGCGAGGCACAAAAAACGAGCGTCGGCCTACCTTGGCTGTACTGCTGCATGAAGCCGAATATCTTgaaggagaggaagcgaTGGAAAGCAAACGGGTTTGGCGAGTCGTGCGCGTAGCCGATCACACGTATCGTCAGCGGCACCGGGCGGTCACTCGGGGCGAAGGCAAACGTCATCTCCGGCGACACCTCCAGCCACTCGGCCAGGTCGCCACTGTTGGGCAGCGTACCGCTAATCGCAATAATGCGTGTTGGCGCCGTCTCCGTCGCCGAGTGTTGATGCATGGCACTCGACGATGCTTGAATGACCTTGACGCGGCTCACGATGGCCTCCATGGCGGCGCCACGCTCCTCTTGCACCGTGTGCACCTCGTCTAAAAGCAGGAGGCCGACAGAGTTTACGATCGCCAtcacctccttctccttccagCGTCGCGTGATGCTGTCCCACCGCTCCGGCGTGGTGACGAGAATGTCAGCCTGTGAGACGCAAGCCATGCTCTCTAATCCGTCGCGTCCTCGGACATCACCGGTCGCGGACGCTGTGGAGCACGAGCGCTCCTGCTGGTCTacttgttgctgctgctgatcgcCCGTTTCGATCACAACCGTCAAGGTCGGAAATTGGGCACGCCAGTGCTCGTACTTCTCGTTCGCGAGCGCCTTAATGGGACAGATGTACACCGCCTTccgttttcgctgctgcagtggccCAGAACAGCTGCGGGCCTCGCCATCCTCCTCTGTCGCCCTTGCGCCGGCGTCATCGCGGGGGGCGAGAACGTTGCGAAAGAggcgcagcatcgccacCTCCAGCAGGACCGTCTTCCCACTACCAGTTGGCGCGGCCACAAGACAATTGCGGTCATTCGTGAACAAGGCCGGGATGACGGCTTCCTGCACCTTCGtgaagcagcggtgcggcaaGAAGTGAAGGAGCCCGCCAAGGCACTTTGCAGCGGGAGTGGACATGgccagcggcgacgcactGACTCTCGCGCAAACACATACCCCTACACGTGGCACCGGTGAAGGGGCAGGGCAAGGCACACGCTGAAAGAGCGTCTGTGTACGTTGACGCTATGAGCCGCACCCTCTACACAATCGACAAGGGGTGTGGGAGGCGCTGCGAAGGTGGGGAACGAAAAGAAGGTGAGAGGAGCGTAGAGGTGCACGGGCCTCGTGCGACGCGAATGTGCGTGATGGGCATCACTCTCACTGagagaaacagcagcagaaaaGGAATAGAATGGGTACATGAGAAAGAATAGGGGCGGGTGGGGGAGGAATGTCGGGTGCTATCAAACAGTGACGTTGCCAGCAAGCCTTTGGTGCGCGGCAGGAAATGtcaaggaagagagagagtttgcttttttttgttaccctcgcccgccccctccaccaTCGCACATCTCGCAACGCAGACACGGTGCCCGTTTTTCTTTCAcaccgcttcttcttcagatttccgccccccccccccccaccaccaccgacgtCCTCGTCGTTGGTGTGTCGCACGCACGTTGGTTACTGTAGGCTTCGATAGTCATTGTGCGCAAAATATAGAAAAGCACACCCCACCAACGAGGAGACGTAATCGCACGTGGGGAATGCAAGGGCAGCCACCGAGCCGTAAGTTCTGCTTGCATTCTCTCgggccgccgcagcatcaGGAGGGAGACGGCGTCGCAAAAATGTTCATCATAGCGCCTCCTCCGGAAAGAAGATGACGGAGCACCCGCGAGCGTCATCGTAATTTTGCGTGGCGTTGAAGACCGTCAGCATCGACCCAGAGATCCATCCGCGGTGGTGGTCCCCTGCGGGGCTCTCGAGCAGCGGGGAGAGGCGGGTATAGCGGAGGTTCTCCAGAATCGCTATgccgcaccgcagcaggGAACCGTGACTGTGCTTCCccggcggcatcgcctgCGGTGCATCGACGGAAGGGCTGTCTATGCCCAGTAGTACCAAGCGAGGGAAGACGCGATGCAGATAATCCACCGCTTCCGGGTACAGAAACGCGTACGCGTTCGACGGGG is from Leishmania infantum JPCM5 genome chromosome 32 and encodes:
- a CDS encoding putative DEAD/DEAH box helicase-like protein — its product is MSTPAAKCLGGLLHFLPHRCFTKVQEAVIPALFTNDRNCLVAAPTGSGKTVLLEVAMLRLFRNVLAPRDDAGARATEEDGEARSCSGPLQQRKRKAVYICPIKALANEKYEHWRAQFPTLTVVIETGDQQQQQVDQQERSCSTASATGDVRGRDGLESMACVSQADILVTTPERWDSITRRWKEKEVMAIVNSVGLLLLDEVHTVQEERGAAMEAIVSRVKVIQASSSAMHQHSATETAPTRIIAISGTLPNSGDLAEWLEVSPEMTFAFAPSDRPVPLTIRVIGYAHDSPNPFAFHRFLSFKIFGFMQQYSQGRPTLVFCASRKETTSSAQRIVEDIRDAAARRGQLAQLEPSAEAQQLMQQASDKQLRSCLMMGVGFHHAAMTREDRQLVERMFREQYIAVVCATTTLALGVNLPAHLVLIKGTTFFSSGRCQDMPVSEVMQMCGRAGRPGCDTHGVALVLTMQRSVHLYETLTSGAVTLTCVESHLHRHMIEHVNAEVALRTIHSFPSAMEWLKTTFFWIRLRKCPPHYGLEFANRAEELEFNAEAFVEALMERALRVLMEEGCVHLSHLDTLVLSAARGTAAPVATGDMEDIKHPSAVFEATRLGRAMSRMYILFDTVCTLNARLKARGAVSTNGDAPDDDSGVDACAGAMDVSVKTTARTGSMSVAEVHEYSHAKKDTSSEGMQPHSTAADATVCSSRRPMMPFNLREVLQLLCHCQELVEVRLRQGDRGPLNELNKTVKYPLHSGRRGGREVREDWQKAYVLIQVHIGLLPLTEVSLRNDSLRLWAVVPRMSRFLEEYAWAATTSYSLATQANLLARCIERRVWPDGLVLRQLKHVSDSVAKALLRGGYSTFESLGSVNARQLEVLCSRLPPFGSQILSEVRRLPRISLDISFMASPAESDGIDNQHRVPSGVVQLTLSPGTEAVTDEGVPNAARRQRSETASSKAAGGKPQLLSDVVALDSTRVLLLVGMPSEDRVLLKRFVPLSAFGSPDAPGSTAEAASRATADGLCAWTLCFPFVSPPLLRDTSSGGGGKGRRIEARCLVLRVVGMDTVTARDEEFTSARGDAASESIHRSAQKPVANACVLFPAPKDVAILPDTKAPQTALSVHVASEARATFNELLEDLQYVASAGDPTQPYRSAPREPPISRKRTRIGQRACRATDDDQGMQKKETRQTNGNTAAMPLPSAMANATSLLPVPGASDLREADGSGAAGAAASEVSQERAAAGGSSLDSVRSSPEHCADKGARLEKPLRDQNTPQHVSEFPSKPVRESPSPRQARLCPSLETGAADALAVSTPSAAHKRVARVRLQPCTSPPASRPPGTSPRACFPALHREIPYSTPQAASSRPVHPHDYGDTPPGVTTSVDQGRTYPLRRMTPQSGQWCPSMVAPTLPPSCRFVVRVPPPHASSLRLGRDCMHRSARQRSDVVEPQEAFYYPVDPQQAPPVMRYAFSGVQGEWWRPSYMQDSSWMHGGAASPHPYPYHTPSMVTRLANYGPMLARPNSVGHLPAHWDHVAAVPASRFAGQHSPSFFASRPPFEFAEEHQQIWQTDSRLSSYPPSSAPGVLLPHQASSPTPYTVLQAQPWPRPPPPPVYDPRDWRPPASMQREPVLPSLWMPVTHEHQKQRFAVTEGDPRARTAPSDMSVSRADASVARPASMPTSDGGNFPSRVRRRSPMVAQSWWQ